The genomic DNA GACGACGTGATCGATCATATCGAACACAGCAACGACAACACGTATCCGGTCGTCAACGACAAGATGGGTGTCGTGGGAGTGATCCGTTATCCGCTGTTGAGCGATGTGATGTTCGATCTCAGCGCGTCGCAGCTCGTCCGCGCCGAGGACTTGGTCAGCGAAACTAACGTCGTCCTCTATCCTGATGATCCGGCCTCGCGTGCCTTCGAACTCTTTCAAGCCGAAACCGACGACTGCATCCCGGTTGTCACCAGCACCCAGCCGCATGAACTGCTGGGAGTCGTGCGACGCAGCGATATCGTGCACGCTCTGATCACCCAACGCCGCAAGAAAAAGTAGTCGCGACGCACCGGCAGTTTAGCGTTGCGAATAACCGCTGGCATCGCGCGTTGCCGCTTGCCGCAGTCTCGCCGCGGTTACGGACTTTCGGCTCGGATCACTCCGATATAGAGGCTTCCGTCGGTGTACCAAGGATCTCCGCCGCCATTGGTCCCCTCGCGTCGCTGATGGTAATCGGCTTCGACCGAATGCTCGGCCAGCTGCCCAGTCTGTTCCAGGCATTGGAAAAGGTAGTCCCGTTCGGCATCGATGTTCGGGGCGGTGACGTGCGTGATCTGTCCCGTCGTGTGGCTCAGCCCGACACGCTCGTCGTAAACCGCGGAGCCGATCCACTTCGGTTGCCCAGCCGCATTTACATCCTCGGTTTTCCAGAATCGAACATGATGCCGATGCCGCGGGTTGTCGCCGACCGGTTGTTCAAAAGCCAAGTCCTCCTTGCGGCCAAACAGATATAAGCTGCTGACCGGAGCCGCGTCGTCGGGGCGAGAGAAGACGGTATCGGCAGCGATCTTCAGGTCGCTCTTCAGACCCAACGCGGCTGCCGAATACCAATCGGCCGCCCGCATGATCTCCTGCATTTCCACTTCGCTACCGAACAACGCGACATTTAAAGGGTCGCCGGGATGGCCGTCGCTGGTCCGCGTGATCCGCTGCGATTCGCCGTCCATTGGATCGCTTTCGGTGAACGCTTCCCAGACCCACGGTGCGACGGCATAAGCCACCACGATCCATAGCAGCAATATCACCGCAACGACGCGAATGAATTGCGATTTGCGTGTCCGTTGACGCGGGGTGGGTTCTGGTTCGGTGTCCATGCTTTATCTGTTGTGTTGATGCAGCTGCTGTGCGCCCGAATCGAGCGGCGGGCGTCGTCAAAATTAAACTTGAACTCGTTCGTCTTGGCAACGATGGTTCCCTAGGGGACACCGTGAATCCGTTTTTCAGTTTGGGTAACCGCCCGCCCGCGGCCGACTCTCCGCCGAAATGAAACGAAGTCGCCCGGCGGCTGGGCTCAAGCCTTCGCAGCGGACCGTGCTGAGACGGTTGGGCGAGCGGAAAACCAGCTTAAGTATATTCTGGTTAATTTGGGTGGTTGGCTGGCGGCGTGAGCTATCGTTCCGCTGGCCCGTTGCGGGCGCGGCGTATTTTTTCAGCGCGGTTGAGCATTTTAGCCAACGTTTACATTAGAATAGGCCCCACCCCGCTTGATCCGTCCCACCTCTCCCATTGTGATGTCACTGCCATGCGTTTTGTCCCGCATCTTGTCGTGCCGTTGTTGGCTGTTCTGTTTCTCACCCCGCCTGCCATCGCTCAACCGGCCGCTGAATCCTCGGCCTGGAAGGTCCAACAGGTGCCAGCGATTTGGAAGAAGGCGGCCGGTGGTCGCGATGCCTATTCTTGGTATCGCTGTGCCGTCGAAGTCCCCGAATCGTGGGCCGATGAAGAATTGACGCTCTTTATCGAAGGTGTCGACGACGCCCGCGAGGTCTTCTTCAATGGAACTTCGATCGGTCTGGTCGGTACGCTGCCGCCGGAATATCGCAGTGGATTGGGAGCGACGATGCGATTTCCGATCCAAGCCAATCTCGTTTCGCCGGGAGCCGCAAATGTTGTGGCCGTTCGCGTTTACCAGAACCAGGGACGCGGCGGGTTCAACGTCGCCGCACCTGTACTGTTCGGCAACGACAAGGCGATTCGGATGGCGGGCGACTGGGAGACACGCGAAGGCGATGACCTCAGCTGGGGCAAGCTGTCGACGCGCGATGAGATCGCCAAAACCGCGCGGTTCGCAAAACTGGAATCGGCCGCCGACGTCGAAGCTTCGCTGAAGAAGCTGGATGACGACGCGGGGCGTCAATCGATCGCCGACACGCTCAAGCAACTGACCCATCCCGACGACCTCGCCTTAAATGTCGCTGTGGGCGAACCGAATATCGGCCAACCGCTTTCGATCAAGTGGGACGCCCGCGGGCGGATGTGGGTGATTCAGTACCTGCAGTATCCGACGATCGCGGGGCTGAAGATGATCAGCCGCGACAAGTTTTTGCGAAGCGTTTACGACAAAGTTCCGCCGCCGCCACCGCATCACTTCATCGGTGCCGACAAGATCACGATCCATGAAGATACCGACGGCGACGGAGTCTACGACAAACACAAGCCGTTTATCGAAGGGCTCAATCTCGCCTCGTCGGTCGCGATCGGCCGCGGCGGCGTCTATGTGCTCAACCCGCCCTACTTGCTCTTTTATCCCGATGCCGATGGCGACGATCTTCCCGATGGCGATCCCGAGGTGCTGTTGGAAGGTTTTGGTTTAGAGGATTCGCACTCGGTCGCCAACAGCTTGCGTTGGGGCCCCGATGGCTGGCTCTATTCGACTCAGGGAAGCACCGTCACCGGGCATGTTCGCAAGCCGGGATCGGCGGAAGAACCGATCCATTCGATGGGCCAAGTTGTCTGGCGTTATCATCCCGAATCGGCTCGCTACGAGATCTTTGCCGAGGGAGGCGGAAACTCGTTTGGCGTCGAATTTGACTCGCAAGGACGCCTCTACTCCGGCCACAACGGCGGCGACACTCGCGGCTTCCATTACGTCCAAGGCGGTTATTACCGCAAGGGCTTCGGCAAGCACGGATCGCTCTCCAACCCCTACACCTACGGCTATTTCGAAGCGATGGGGCACGCGAAAGTCGCCCGCTTCACGCACACCTTCGTGATCTACGAAGGAGACGGATTGCCCGCGAAATATCAAGGCAATCTGTTTGGATGTGGTCCGTTGCAGAGTCATATCGTCCGCAGCGAAGTCCAGCCCGATCGATCGAGCGTACAGACGGTCGACCTTGGTTTTGCCTTGGAAAGCGAAGATAAATGGGTTCGCCCTGTCGACATTCAAGCCGGCCCCGACGGCGGGCTTTACGTGGTCGACATGTACGAGCAACGGATCGATCACGCCAGCCATTATCAAGGCCGGATCGATCGCGAGAGTGGCCGTGTGTATCGGCTGCAGGATCCCGATGCGAAGCCGTTCAAGATGGGAGACCTCAGCAAGTTGTCGACGGCTGAATTGGTCGACCTGCTGAAACATCCTAACAAGTGGCATCGGCAGACCGCTCTGCGACTGTTGGGCGATCGCCGCGATGCAGCCGCCCTGCCGCTGCTGAACCAGATGTTGAAGCAGTCCGAAGGTGTGGACGCGCTGAATGCTCTCTGGGGCCTGAATCTATCGGGCGGATTTGACGATGCGACCGCGTCGCAGTTGTTGGGACATTCCGAACCGCTGGTCCGCGAATGGACGGTTCGCTTGTTGGGCGACCGTTTGGTCTTGAGCGACGCGTTGGCAAAGCAACTCGCTTCGTTGGCAGCAAGCGAATCGGACGTCCGCGTTCGCAGCCAACTGGCCGCGTCGGCGCGTCGAATGCCCGCCGCCCAATCGCTGCCGGTGATCGCAGGGTTGCTGACTCACGATGAAGATGTAGACGACATCCACGTGCCGCTGTTGATTTGGTGGGCGTTGGAGGCACATTGTGAAGCCGACGGCCAGCAGGTGTTGGCGATGTTCAACGATTCCAAGATCTGGACGCGCCCGATCGTTCAACAGCATCTGTTGGAGCGATTGATGCGACGGTTTGCATCGACGGGAACGCGAGGCGATCTGCTGAAGTGCGCCACGCTATTGAATCAAGCTCCCACCGCCGACCAGCGAGCGACGCTGTTGGTTGGATTCGAGAGTGCCTTCGAAGGACGTTCACTCTCCGGCTTGCCAAGCGAATTGTTGGATGCGTTGGCAAAATCGGGAGGCGGTTCGCTGGCGCTGCGACTTCGCCAAGGGAATGCCGAAGCGATCGAAGAGGCGTTGGCAGACATCGCCAACAAAAAGGTTCCCGCAGCGAAACGGATCGAATTGATTCGCATCTTCGGCGATATTCGCAACCCCGCGGCGCTGCCAGTGCTGTTGGAAATGGCGAACCAGGAGAGCGACGAAGCGTTGGTCGGTGCGGTCTTGGCGACGTTGCAGTCGTACGATGCCGCCGAGATCGGCGAAACGATCGTCGCCGGCTTGAATAAGTACTCCGACGCCGCGACGGAAGTGGCGTTGTCGACCTTGGCCTCGCGAGCGGTCTGGTCGCAACAGCTGTTGTCGGCGGTCGCGTCGAAACAGATCGAAAAGGATCAGATCCCGACCGCGATCTTGCGGAAGATGTTGCTGCATCAAAACGCGGAGATTTCCGAAGCGATCGGCGACACCTGGGGCGAGATCTCCGGCGCGTCGACGGCGAACATGTTGGCTGAAATCACCCGGATCAGCGAAGTCTTGTCGCACGGGACGGGCAATCCTTATGACGGCAAGCTGCTGTACAAAGAGAGCTGTGGGAAGTGCCATCAGCTGTTCGAGCAGGGAGGGGAGATCGGTCCCGATCTGACCGCCTACAAACGCGACGATGTCCGGCAGTTGTTGGTCAACGTGGCGAATCCGAACTTGGAGATCCGCGAGGGCTTTGAGAACATGATGGTGCTGACCTTCGACGGCCGGGCGCTCAACGGATTTGTCGAGGATCAAGACAACCAAGTTGTCGTGATCAAAGGTGCCGATGGCCAGCGAACGGTGATCGAGAAAGAGAACATCGATCTAATGCAGGCGAGCAAAAATTCGCTGATGCCCGAAGATCTGCTGGCCAAGCTGAGCGATCAACAACTGCGTGATCTCTTCGCCTACCTCCGCTCGACTCAGCCGCTCCCCTAGCCCGGCAGAAAGCCGACGTCGTTTAACCGCGGCCCATCGGGCCGCGCGTCTGTGTGTGGCGAGCACTTCGCAGCGCGGGGCGTTGCCCACGCGGTTAAACGATTGCGATGGGAGAGGTTTTAGATGTCGGTGCCGGCCAACGAGACATCGCTCTTTTCTGCGTAGGGGTTGGTGCGAACCAAGCCGTTCTTGCGCGTCGTCTTGCTGGCGGGATGGGTGGATGCACCCGTTGTGCAGCTGTTGCAGTAGGGGTTTTGCTGCGGTGGGTTGACGAAGTCGGGAGCGAGTCGCCCTTGGTAGGTGCTCGGCGCGGCGACCTGTGGCAGCGATGCGAAGGGGCTAATTCCATAGGGCCGGGTGTGGCGGTTGCCATAA from Rosistilla oblonga includes the following:
- a CDS encoding LssY C-terminal domain-containing protein, whose protein sequence is MDTEPEPTPRQRTRKSQFIRVVAVILLLWIVVAYAVAPWVWEAFTESDPMDGESQRITRTSDGHPGDPLNVALFGSEVEMQEIMRAADWYSAAALGLKSDLKIAADTVFSRPDDAAPVSSLYLFGRKEDLAFEQPVGDNPRHRHHVRFWKTEDVNAAGQPKWIGSAVYDERVGLSHTTGQITHVTAPNIDAERDYLFQCLEQTGQLAEHSVEADYHQRREGTNGGGDPWYTDGSLYIGVIRAESP
- a CDS encoding PVC-type heme-binding CxxCH protein, whose protein sequence is MRFVPHLVVPLLAVLFLTPPAIAQPAAESSAWKVQQVPAIWKKAAGGRDAYSWYRCAVEVPESWADEELTLFIEGVDDAREVFFNGTSIGLVGTLPPEYRSGLGATMRFPIQANLVSPGAANVVAVRVYQNQGRGGFNVAAPVLFGNDKAIRMAGDWETREGDDLSWGKLSTRDEIAKTARFAKLESAADVEASLKKLDDDAGRQSIADTLKQLTHPDDLALNVAVGEPNIGQPLSIKWDARGRMWVIQYLQYPTIAGLKMISRDKFLRSVYDKVPPPPPHHFIGADKITIHEDTDGDGVYDKHKPFIEGLNLASSVAIGRGGVYVLNPPYLLFYPDADGDDLPDGDPEVLLEGFGLEDSHSVANSLRWGPDGWLYSTQGSTVTGHVRKPGSAEEPIHSMGQVVWRYHPESARYEIFAEGGGNSFGVEFDSQGRLYSGHNGGDTRGFHYVQGGYYRKGFGKHGSLSNPYTYGYFEAMGHAKVARFTHTFVIYEGDGLPAKYQGNLFGCGPLQSHIVRSEVQPDRSSVQTVDLGFALESEDKWVRPVDIQAGPDGGLYVVDMYEQRIDHASHYQGRIDRESGRVYRLQDPDAKPFKMGDLSKLSTAELVDLLKHPNKWHRQTALRLLGDRRDAAALPLLNQMLKQSEGVDALNALWGLNLSGGFDDATASQLLGHSEPLVREWTVRLLGDRLVLSDALAKQLASLAASESDVRVRSQLAASARRMPAAQSLPVIAGLLTHDEDVDDIHVPLLIWWALEAHCEADGQQVLAMFNDSKIWTRPIVQQHLLERLMRRFASTGTRGDLLKCATLLNQAPTADQRATLLVGFESAFEGRSLSGLPSELLDALAKSGGGSLALRLRQGNAEAIEEALADIANKKVPAAKRIELIRIFGDIRNPAALPVLLEMANQESDEALVGAVLATLQSYDAAEIGETIVAGLNKYSDAATEVALSTLASRAVWSQQLLSAVASKQIEKDQIPTAILRKMLLHQNAEISEAIGDTWGEISGASTANMLAEITRISEVLSHGTGNPYDGKLLYKESCGKCHQLFEQGGEIGPDLTAYKRDDVRQLLVNVANPNLEIREGFENMMVLTFDGRALNGFVEDQDNQVVVIKGADGQRTVIEKENIDLMQASKNSLMPEDLLAKLSDQQLRDLFAYLRSTQPLP